A stretch of the Perca flavescens isolate YP-PL-M2 chromosome 10, PFLA_1.0, whole genome shotgun sequence genome encodes the following:
- the cysltr1 gene encoding cysteinyl leukotriene receptor 1: MEYMNLTRSNSDCSSIDDFRNQVYSTAYSLITVFGLVGNGLALVVLIRTYRQSSPFHVYMLNLAVSDLLCVMTLPLRVIYYVKKGQWDQGDFLCRISSYALYVNLYCSIYFMAAMSITRFLAIVFPVQNLRLVTESRARLVCVGVWVFTCLSSSPFLMSGQHFDSVTNKTKCFEPPQGDGVQKLVVLNYLSLVVGFALPFLVILLCYAGIVRALLSRTNAARRQRGTGTRAIRMIVIVLLTFLVSFMPYHVQRTIHLHFLSRTDSNCSEKIAMQKSVVVTLSLAAANSCFDPLLYFFSGEGFRSRLSSLRQSMKGSAMYRITKMKSATEPESGENHQPRAS, from the coding sequence ATGGAGTACATGAATCTGACACGCAGCAACTCTGACTGTTCCTCCATTGATGACTTCCGTAACCAGGTTTACTCCACAGCCTACTCCCTCATCACTGTGTTTGGCCTGGTTGGGAACGGTTTGGCCCTGGTGGTGCTGATCAGAACATACCGCCAGAGCTCGCCCTTCCATGTCTACATGCTGAACCTGGCTGTGTCTGACCTACTGTGTGTCATGACGCTGCCACTGAGAGTTATATACTATGTGAAAAAGGGCCAGTGGGACCAGGGCGATTTCCTGTGTCGCATAAGCTCCTACGCCCTCTATGTAAACCTCTACTGCAGCATTTACTTCATGGCTGCCATGTCCATCACACGTTTCTTGGCCATTGTCTTCCCTGTGCAGAACCTGCGGCTGGTCACAGAAAGCCGTGCTCGcctggtgtgtgtgggtgtctgggTGTTTACCTGTCTTTCATCCTCACCCTTCCTGATGTCTGGCCAGCATTTTGACTCCGTCACAAATAAAACCAAGTGCTTTGAGCCTCCACAAGGTGACGGTGTGCAGAAACTAGTCGTGCTGAACTATTTGTCTCTGGTGGTGGGCTTTGCCCTGCCCTTCCTGGTCATCCTGCTCTGCTACGCTGGCATAGTCCGGGCCCTGCTGTCCCGCACCAATGCTGCCCGCCGCCAGCGGGGCACAGGCACCAGAGCCATCCGAATGATCGTCATCGTCCTGCTGACCTTCCTGGTCAGTTTCATGCCGTACCACGTGCAGCGCACCATCCACCTACACTTCCTGTCCCGGACTGACAGCAACTGCTCTGAGAAGATTGCCATGCAGAAGTCCGTTGTGGTGACGCTGAGCCTGGCTGCTGCCAATTCATGCTTTGATCCACTGCTTTATTTTTTCTCTGGAGAGGGTTTCCGCAGTCGCTTGTCCTCCCTGCGCCAGTCAATGAAGGGCAGCGCCATGTACCGTATAACCAAGATGAAGTCGGCCACAGAGCCAGAGTCCGGGGAAAACCACCAGCCGAGGGCCAGTTAA